One region of Chryseobacterium sp. C-71 genomic DNA includes:
- a CDS encoding TraB/GumN family protein — MKKTTLLFLLLSVSFALAQNTILWTIKKEGKPHTSYLLGTYHQMGNSYVDSLKTVTRALQSSQLAIFENIDTGEKLASFLNTRLENFSYKEKLSKKYLKDLEEIAKNWAVPVSKLSPPELRLKLEQIYYETQCGTIRPTDTSKVFDSYLIKMAKKNSVEVLGLESNDLMTSYINKTDRTEWKDVKKEIYTWLDNIKMKRETQTLCSMAEAYKKQKLDYQLGSECAETVIISSRNAVWLPIIEKNIAEKKSFIAVGYAHLTGKCGLVTQLREAGYKVEPVYDLSK, encoded by the coding sequence ATGAAAAAAACAACATTACTTTTTCTTCTTTTATCAGTAAGTTTTGCGCTAGCACAAAACACCATCTTATGGACGATAAAAAAAGAAGGAAAGCCTCACACTTCCTATCTTTTGGGAACATACCATCAGATGGGAAATTCTTATGTAGATTCTCTGAAAACCGTGACGCGTGCGCTCCAGTCTTCACAACTCGCTATTTTTGAAAATATTGATACCGGTGAAAAATTAGCAAGTTTTCTTAATACGCGACTTGAAAATTTTAGTTATAAAGAAAAACTCAGTAAAAAATACCTGAAAGATTTAGAAGAGATCGCAAAAAACTGGGCTGTCCCTGTTTCTAAACTATCACCTCCCGAACTGCGTCTAAAACTTGAACAAATCTACTATGAAACGCAATGTGGTACAATAAGACCCACCGATACCTCCAAAGTATTTGATAGCTATCTCATAAAAATGGCTAAGAAAAATTCTGTTGAAGTTTTGGGTTTAGAAAGTAATGACCTGATGACATCTTACATCAATAAAACCGACCGCACAGAATGGAAAGATGTGAAAAAAGAAATCTACACCTGGCTAGATAACATCAAAATGAAGCGGGAAACCCAAACGCTTTGCAGCATGGCAGAAGCATACAAAAAACAAAAATTAGATTATCAGTTGGGTTCTGAATGCGCAGAAACCGTAATTATCAGCTCGAGAAATGCGGTTTGGCTGCCAATTATAGAAAAAAATATTGCTGAGAAAAAGAGCTTCATTGCTGTGGGATATGCTCATCTCACCGGAAAATGCGGTTTGGTTACTCAACTTAGAGAAGCCGGTTATAAGGTTGAGCCTGTTTATGATTTGAGCAAGTAA
- the gldG gene encoding gliding motility-associated ABC transporter substrate-binding protein GldG, with amino-acid sequence MKKISLKSPFGILLFVILPLSIILMFSGIRLDLTKEKRYTLSESTVKILESIKKPVTVDVYLEGDFPASFKQLQSETRFMLEEFRKINPKIDFKFIDPIKTKMSQDTLMAMGMQPSVLPDNKDGKITQIYLFPYAVVKHGQNGASIPLVVQQANINADEQIRKSIENLEYNLVSNIKSVSTNQRKKVGILVNQDELRPEEFQGFMNLALESYDAGPVIPKNNVELTLADLPLLKQMSALVIAKPRKAFTDNEKLILDQYIMNGGKTLWMIDAVNAEMDTLTKSKKVMPFPVDINMTDFFFNYGLRINPALVKDVKKFALLKLVTGEVGGNPQYTSLPWPYFPLGIAENNNPITKNINPVKFEFPTSIDTLGGKKFKTNVLFESSERTLLKQVPNYVELNEIASVDSLGQMEKPSTPKIFAVALEGKFSSAYASRIERQSYPGFKAKSPENKMIVIADGDVGRNKTHKGEALPLGVDRLTDEQFGNEQFLRNALDYLLDDSNLMELRNRNIEERLLDRHRISEEKANWQWFNLLLPLAIIGLLGGLFFWLRKKKFG; translated from the coding sequence ATGAAGAAGATATCCTTAAAATCTCCGTTCGGAATTTTACTGTTTGTAATTTTACCTTTAAGCATCATCCTGATGTTTTCAGGAATTCGACTGGATTTAACCAAAGAAAAAAGATATACACTTTCTGAAAGCACTGTTAAAATTTTAGAATCGATTAAAAAGCCTGTAACGGTAGATGTTTATCTTGAAGGAGATTTCCCTGCAAGCTTTAAACAATTGCAGAGCGAGACGAGATTTATGCTCGAAGAGTTTAGAAAAATCAATCCTAAAATAGATTTTAAATTTATAGATCCCATCAAAACCAAAATGTCTCAGGATACTTTGATGGCAATGGGAATGCAGCCTTCTGTGCTTCCGGATAATAAAGATGGAAAGATTACCCAGATTTATCTGTTTCCTTATGCAGTCGTGAAACACGGTCAGAACGGAGCTTCAATTCCGTTGGTTGTGCAGCAGGCAAACATCAATGCAGATGAACAAATAAGAAAATCGATTGAAAATTTAGAATATAATTTAGTTTCGAATATCAAATCGGTTTCTACCAATCAAAGGAAAAAAGTTGGAATTTTGGTGAATCAGGACGAGTTGAGACCTGAAGAATTTCAGGGTTTTATGAATCTGGCTTTGGAAAGTTATGATGCAGGTCCTGTAATTCCAAAAAACAATGTGGAACTTACTTTGGCAGATTTACCATTATTAAAGCAAATGAGCGCTTTGGTCATCGCAAAACCTCGAAAGGCATTTACAGACAACGAGAAACTAATTCTTGATCAATATATCATGAATGGCGGGAAAACGTTATGGATGATTGATGCTGTGAATGCTGAAATGGATACACTGACAAAATCAAAAAAAGTAATGCCATTCCCGGTTGATATCAATATGACCGATTTTTTCTTCAATTATGGTTTGAGAATCAATCCTGCTTTGGTCAAGGATGTGAAGAAATTTGCTTTGTTGAAATTGGTGACCGGTGAAGTAGGAGGGAATCCTCAATATACAAGTCTTCCTTGGCCATATTTTCCTTTGGGAATTGCTGAAAACAACAATCCGATTACCAAAAATATTAATCCTGTAAAGTTTGAATTTCCGACTTCTATCGATACCTTGGGTGGAAAGAAATTTAAAACCAATGTTCTTTTTGAATCAAGCGAGAGAACTTTATTAAAGCAGGTTCCGAACTATGTTGAATTAAACGAAATTGCCAGCGTCGACAGCCTAGGACAAATGGAAAAGCCAAGCACGCCAAAGATTTTTGCCGTTGCATTAGAAGGGAAATTCTCATCTGCATACGCATCACGAATAGAAAGACAGTCGTATCCTGGTTTTAAAGCAAAAAGTCCGGAAAATAAAATGATTGTCATTGCAGATGGTGATGTGGGAAGAAATAAAACCCATAAAGGCGAAGCTTTACCTCTTGGAGTTGACCGTTTGACCGACGAACAGTTTGGTAACGAACAGTTTCTCAGAAATGCCTTAGATTACCTTCTCGACGACAGCAATCTGATGGAACTGAGAAACAGAAACATTGAAGAAAGACTTCTGGACCGGCACAGAATTAGCGAAGAAAAAGCAAACTGGCAGTGGTTTAATTTACTGCTTCCTTTAGCGATCATCGGGCTTTTGGGAGGTTTGTTTTTCTGGTTAAGAAAAAAGAAATTTGGATAA